The Rosa chinensis cultivar Old Blush chromosome 7, RchiOBHm-V2, whole genome shotgun sequence DNA segment TTATATTGCCAAACTTTTCTACATAATTCAGGTAGCAGAGTTGACAGAAGCAAACAACCAATTAAGGCAGAGGGTAAATAAGGTTCAACTTGATCATTCTGTACAATATCATATATCAGTTAGGGTTATGGATCCTTATATATAACTGGAGGAACATTTTTTCATTGATTACACAGTTACGGATGCTATCCAATGGAAATGAAAATAGAACTGGTGGTGTTGCTTTGGAGTCGGAGATCTCaactgatgaagaagaaagtaTGGCATCGGAATCTGCCACAGGTTCCACCGGCTGCTACAGTACTGGTTACCCCTTATCTCTCAAACTTGGGTGAGCTCTATTGCTTGAGTGCTTTCATTTTACAGAAATTTTTCGTTCATGCatgtttatttctttcttatgtTTAAAACCTTTAATTTCTAGGGGTTACTTAAGATCGTTGAAGCTTATAAATTGTCTGAACTGAAAGCTATTTAATGATTTAATCTATGTGGTTTGCACAAAACTTGGAATTTAGATTGGTATGAATGTATTATGTATGAGATCTCTTTGTATATGTCTTTTGTAACTATATTACACTTACGGTCCTCAAAAGcaaatatatttatattgttcaataggattgaagttgaactttTACCTAAAACTTAAATGTCTAAACGATATAATTTTAATAATAAGCATAATTGACCTCAGAATATAATATTAAACTAAATCAAATTTGCTTAACAATTTGCATTGTCTCTAACTTTCAGGCTTTCTCGCTGTGGCTAAAACAGGGAAGGATATCTGGCATCATTTTTAATTAGTGAATAAGGTGTAATTATATTAAACTATGTTACATCGTTGTATGTATGTCTTAAATTGGATTATGATACTATGTTACATCGTTGTATGTATGTCTTAAATTGGAAACTAAATACGAGGGCATGACTGGAAGGGTGACTAACTTACCTCTCAAGGTCTCAAGTTTCTTTTTCATCGGTTACTGAAGTCATGGAATGAACTTGGATTATTCAGTACTAGATATTTGGCCTATAGCCACTACCATTGTTTCATGGCTATTGGTACTAATGGGGATGGAAGTCGGTGGCTATCGGACTTTAGCCACTAATATCATATCCGACTCTAATTGTACCAACTTCATTTGGGAGTCTCCCTTAGCCACTGTTAAATCTGTCCGTCCCAGATTAGGTGCAATTATAATGGGCAGGAATATCACTGTTCCAGAAATTTGAAATTGCATTATACATTCTACAGCAATTTCCAACTTCAACAACTAGCAAGCAAAGCATGATTAATATCAAACCCAACACAGCATTCACATAACCCAGTTTATACTAACCCCGTCTCGTACCATGGCACATATCAAATTTAGACCTAATTACATCGTTAACAAGCTTTGCTCTATCTAGACAATACACCTATGCCTCACTGTCAAGTTCTTCTCAAAAGTCAGTTTATCTACCCTACCTGTCACACAGAAACACCTTACATTGCAGGCAAATCTGATTCACAAACATCTGTGTAGCTCTTTTACATGGTTCAAATACTGACTGGCCATTCTTCTTTGTATATCCAAGTTCGAGCATGCATCTGTGGGGACGAAAACAACTACATTAACTCCAAAGGAATTAATAGTTCATAAATCACAAATCATAATGAATGGATTCATAGTCTAATCATATTCCAATGTATTTTCAGTTCATCATTTATAATACTGTTTCATATTGGCAAGCATCCACTCAACCAAATGCAGTACAATGCACAATATATGGAACTAACATATTTGTAACTTATAATATCCAAATATTTTATAGATGAAGTTGCAGTACTAACCTCGCACGTCACTTTCCAGTGCCTCCAAATCTGTTCATCTGAAACTTGAAAACAAGCTTACCAAGAGGCCCCCTTTCCTGCCAATATTTCTCTACCAAATATAGTCCATCATAGACATATGTCCTGCTTCCATCCAATAGTTCGGAGCCACGGATCACTCTGACAGGGTTCTTTTGCACACTATTCTTTAAAGCAAGATTTCCCCGTTCAAGCTTCTGATCTTGAGGGCCCTTTGTATTCTTTGCATTTCCTCCCTGGCCAGTATAGATCAACGAATCCTTACTATGCAAATCATCTGCATAGCCACCAGATGCAACGATACTGGTTGCAAGGACCTTACCACCGAAGTTCCCATAAGCTATACCACCTTGAATCTGGTGATGTAGGCCAATAAGGATAAGTTCCACTCGGTATTGAAACTTATCACCAACTTCAACTCCTGGGATATCTCCTATGACATGTTTGCCTGATTTTACAAAGATTCCTCTATCCTTGAGGATCTTAAAGGCTTCCAAATCAACCCTTCGGAGAGAAGTTCCTCCTCCCTTTGATCTTTTATGTTCTTCCTCCAGCAAGAGCTTTACACATTCATCTTGGAACATATGCAATATCTCCTTTACCTTGTTTCTCTCAGTTGTGTCATTATCATGACTTCTGCGGCTTGAACTATTACAACCAAAAGGAGGAGGGCACCCATCTGTA contains these protein-coding regions:
- the LOC112179690 gene encoding histone-lysine N-methyltransferase, H3 lysine-9 specific SUVH5 produces the protein MFLMENSECFSHTKLPEYKRCRVSAVRDYPLGCGPFAHLSNLNANATDKKYLPQSVEAVREFPPFCGINASPEARKFGQEKSVRDYKSSSSKTVKTNVKQTGLGNKFQPNTEKKIGGKSLKKNHHVPVRAACQGTIQLDIRKEYYQRDEEEHNHVIPKSWSTDGCPPPFGCNSSSRRSHDNDTTERNKVKEILHMFQDECVKLLLEEEHKRSKGGGTSLRRVDLEAFKILKDRGIFVKSGKHVIGDIPGVEVGDKFQYRVELILIGLHHQIQGGIAYGNFGGKVLATSIVASGGYADDLHSKDSLIYTGQGGNAKNTKGPQDQKLERGNLALKNSVQKNPVRVIRGSELLDGSRTYVYDGLYLVEKYWQERGPLGKLVFKFQMNRFGGTGK